A single genomic interval of Deltaproteobacteria bacterium harbors:
- the smpB gene encoding SsrA-binding protein SmpB: MGIKIIAENRKARFHYHFLETFEAGLVLQGSEVKSLREGKANLGDAYAIIQNGEVFLLKCHISPYAPAANLNHEPLRTRKLLLNRREIDKLIGGLEEKGLTLVPTKLYFKEGRAKVELALAKGKQLFDKRESLKKKESRRSISRAMKHKLR, translated from the coding sequence ATGGGAATCAAGATTATCGCGGAAAATAGGAAGGCACGTTTTCATTATCATTTTCTGGAAACGTTTGAAGCGGGGCTTGTGCTTCAGGGAAGCGAAGTCAAAAGCCTTCGCGAAGGAAAGGCCAATTTGGGGGATGCCTATGCCATCATCCAAAACGGCGAAGTCTTTCTTTTAAAGTGCCATATCAGTCCTTATGCACCCGCGGCGAATCTGAACCACGAACCTTTGAGAACCCGCAAACTCCTGCTCAATCGTCGGGAGATTGATAAACTTATTGGAGGATTGGAAGAGAAAGGGTTGACGTTGGTCCCCACAAAGTTATACTTTAAGGAGGGTCGGGCCAAAGTAGAGTTGGCGCTGGCAAAAGGAAAACAGCTCTTTGACAAACGGGAAAGTCTCAAGAAAAAAGAATCACGTCGTTCAATCTCCCGCGCCATGAAACATAAATTGAGATAG
- a CDS encoding DUF502 domain-containing protein, which translates to MVSSLQTSLKKYLLAGALVLVPIVVTLAVLKAIIFWCEDFFASFIPASWQPIHLLGFAIPGLGLLFTLLIVLLTGILTRLYFGRKLIALGDKMLSKIPLGRSIYKGVQQFMNAVATPSQNNFRQVVLVEYPRKESYMIGFVTGESSEIFQQKLGQKMIHVFIPTSPNPTSGFLIVTPRENVTPVNISNEAAFKLIISGGAVQS; encoded by the coding sequence ATGGTGTCTAGCCTACAAACTTCTCTGAAAAAATATTTGCTGGCGGGAGCGCTGGTTTTGGTTCCTATTGTTGTAACTCTTGCTGTTTTGAAAGCGATTATTTTCTGGTGTGAAGATTTTTTTGCCTCGTTTATTCCCGCGTCATGGCAACCCATTCATCTTTTGGGTTTCGCAATTCCCGGTTTGGGACTTTTGTTTACATTGCTGATTGTCCTTTTGACGGGAATATTGACTCGTCTTTATTTTGGAAGAAAGCTCATTGCTTTGGGAGACAAAATGCTCTCAAAAATTCCTCTTGGACGGAGTATCTATAAGGGTGTTCAACAATTTATGAATGCCGTGGCAACCCCGTCGCAAAACAATTTCAGGCAAGTGGTGTTGGTGGAATATCCCCGAAAAGAAAGCTACATGATCGGATTCGTGACCGGGGAGAGTTCCGAAATTTTTCAACAAAAATTGGGACAAAAAATGATTCATGTTTTTATTCCAACCTCTCCAAACCCTACCTCCGGATTTTTGATTGTAACCCCCAGAGAGAATGTTACACCGGTGAACATTTCCAACGAAGCCGCTTTTAAATTGATTATCTCAGGTGGTGCGGTACAGTCCTAA
- a CDS encoding LAGLIDADG family homing endonuclease produces the protein MAEKAYIAGIVDGEGTVTLSRKHKNETPSPRVSISNCNLNLLRWIQKKVGRGIIQKKRRVKKHHSNAYKLRILSNSAIWFLNEIKNFLRLKKPQAMLIIKKYKSVTLRNGRYNPVLLEKKMKLVKTMRKLNQR, from the coding sequence TTGGCAGAAAAGGCATACATTGCAGGCATTGTCGATGGGGAAGGAACAGTTACACTTTCTAGAAAGCATAAGAATGAAACACCTTCACCACGGGTTAGCATATCCAACTGTAACTTGAATCTTCTTCGGTGGATTCAAAAGAAGGTTGGTCGTGGAATTATTCAAAAGAAAAGAAGAGTTAAAAAACATCATAGTAATGCTTATAAATTAAGGATTCTCAGTAACAGCGCAATCTGGTTTTTAAATGAAATAAAAAACTTCCTAAGGCTCAAAAAACCTCAGGCAATGCTCATAATAAAAAAATATAAATCAGTTACTTTGAGAAACGGCAGATATAATCCGGTTCTCTTGGAAAAGAAAATGAAACTGGTAAAAACTATGCGAAAGCTGAATCAACGATAA